In the Choloepus didactylus isolate mChoDid1 chromosome 5, mChoDid1.pri, whole genome shotgun sequence genome, one interval contains:
- the PRR15 gene encoding proline-rich protein 15 has product MADSGGTGSSGSWWKSLTNSRKKSKEATVGSQPPAQPAPGEPTPPAPPSPDWTNSSRENQHPSLLGSVGEPPKPDKSCGEKSGNSRRNLKISRSGRFKEKRKVRATLLPEEVKSPEEAGFPGDLHEERQ; this is encoded by the coding sequence ATGGCGGATAGCGGCGGCACGGGCAGCTCGGGCTCCTGGTGGAAATCGCTCACCAACAGCaggaagaaaagcaaggaagCCACCGTGGGGTCGCAGCCTCCAGCCCAGCCTGCCCCCGGCGAGCCTACGCCTCCCGCGCCGCCCAGCCCTGACTGGACTAACAGTTCCCGGGAGAACCAGCACCCCAGTCTCCTTGGGAGCGTCGGCGAGCCCCCCAAGCCAGACAAGTCATGCGGGGAGAAATCGGGCAACAGCCGCCGTAATTTGAAGATCTCGCGCTCTGGCCGCTTCAAGGAGAAGAGGAAGGTTCGTGCCACTCTACTCCCCGAGGAGGTGAAGTCCCCGGAGGAGGCCGGCTTCCCTGGTGACCTCCACGAAGAGAGGCAGTAG